The segment ttaacataaaataatcgataatatttcaaccggacggtaaactattcaatacaagagagaaagaaaatgtcgagctaccactTCCGCGCGCATTAACTAATTGAAGGACATCTGGCAGCgtcactgacgcgatttgataaaattttcagaataaaagcttgaaactatgtctaaagactggtcacaccctgtggaagccacaggaaaaggaacCTGGTGATATCTTAAATGGAGAaagcaggcaatggaacagggattgttcaaaataagaggcacttcctggttggatttcccaggttttcgcctgcaaaatcagttctgctatactcacagacaatattcttGACAGTTTTTGGAAAccttagagtgttttccatcctaatctgtcaatatatgcatattctagcatctgggcctgagaaataggccgtttactttgggaacgctatttttccaaacataaaaatactgcccctaGCTTCAATATTAACCATTTCAAATACCagatattaagcaaaccagacgacacaattttctttctttttttattgacggatagccagtggcacactccaacacccacgACAtaattacaaacaaagcatttggtttagtgagtccgccagatcagaggcagtagggaataACCAGAGATTGTCTCTTCATAAGTGTGTgagttggaccattttcctgtcaaaatgtaacgagtacttttgggtgtcagggaaaatgtgtggagtaaaaaagtacattatttatttaggaatgcagtgaagtaaaagttggcaaaaatatacattttaaattcaacctttcatttaactaggcaagtcagttaagaacaaattcttatgtacagtgacagtgggctaactgccttgttcagggcagaacaacagatttttaccttgtcagctcgggatttgatcagcaacctttcgattactggtccaaccttctaaccactaggctacctgccgacctcaagttggcaaaaaaataaaattgtatataaagtacagatacccccaaaaactgcttaagtagtactttaaagtgtttttacttaagtactttacaccactgctaatttGAATATCATCTTTTTTTCGTAAAGCCATTGGGCATATTCTCCATCCTTGAAGAGGAGTGCATGTTCCCCAAGTCTTCAGACACTACCTTCAAGACAAGCTGTACGCCCAGCATCTTGCAAAAACAAAGGCGTTTGAGAAGCCCAAGCCTGCCAAAGGCAAGGCAGAGGCCCACTTCTCCCTGGTGCACTACGCCCGGTACTGTGACTACAACATCACTGGCTGGCTGGAGAAGAACAAGGATCCCCTGAATGACTCAGTTGTCAGCTGTATGGGAAGTCCCCAGTCAAAATTTGGCTGCCCTgtatccccctccccctcctgagGGTAAGACTAGCATCATGTCACAATATTTAACAAATACTAGTTACAACTCAGACCAAATTTCTTAGTctttcaatgtatcacaatttcTCAAAGTTTATCACTGGGTTGATTTCATCATACACTCTGTTTAATTTAATCATACAATAGGTGTTATTTTACATAATCTCATTGGCAGCATTTGCCTCTAGATACGGTGAAGTTAACCAGGAAATGTACTTTCTAGTTATCTTTTACTTTCCCCCATTTTAACAGATAAAGCCAAGAAAGGAGGCAAGAAGAAGGGTGGTTCCATGCAGACAGTGTCCTCCCAGTTCAGGGTGAGCTTTTGAAATGTGTAGATTCAGTCCTTCAAAAGGTGCATTGATTATCATAAAATGATTTCCGTGAAAATTGTTTGTAACCCTCTTACAGGAGAACTTACATAAGCTGATGACCAACTTGAGGAGCACTCATCCTCACTTTGTGCGCTGGCCTGATCCCCAACGAGTCAAAGACTCCAGGTACAGAAATATTGACTTAAATATGTCATCTATCAGTACACTATCAGTGACTTTTAACGATCCCAATCTATAACCTGTTTATGAGTATTAAAAGAGAATTGTGTTTTTACCAGGTCTGATGGAGAACTTCCTGGTTATCCACCAGCTCAGGTTAATGGTGTACTGGAGGGATCAGGATCTGCAGAAAGGGCTTCCCCAGCAGAATCATCTTATGCTGACTTCAAGCAGAGGTATGTGcacaccaaacacaaacacaacaccacacaaacacaatcacagaAAGATCTGCTCCAAGGGTTTCCCAGCATCAGAAAGTCTTTAGAGTCTTACCTGTCATGTAATATAACCAACTTATTACAACTTGACATACTTTAAAACTGTCTTCTCATTCAGGTACAAAGTACTGAAT is part of the Salvelinus sp. IW2-2015 unplaced genomic scaffold, ASM291031v2 Un_scaffold10848, whole genome shotgun sequence genome and harbors:
- the LOC112079996 gene encoding myosin-1-like, which encodes MTQLSAVWEVPSQNLAALYPPPPPEDKAKKGGKKKGGSMQTVSSQFRENLHKLMTNLRSTHPHFVRWPDPQRVKDSRSDGELPGYPPAQVNGVLEGSGSAERASPAESSYADFKQRYKVLNASVIPEGQFMDNKKASEKLLGSIDVNHEDYKFGHTKVSQTPPVKDDNKTQLE